A genomic region of Salinibacter pepae contains the following coding sequences:
- a CDS encoding glycosyltransferase yields the protein MTAQPDRIVHVTTVHQPFDPRIFYKQLASLRDAGFDTHLIAPHGRTEQVQGISIHALPRPPARWRRIALHPTAFRMAQALNADLYQVHDPELLPLAFLLKTTTGAQIVYDMHENYRSKGAVLGRTLRGLERWAFRWLDHVLIAEASYRSILNGYAVPHTYIANYFRPRGDERSEEAAPIRTSPTRLLYTGTLSARRGLHTMTDLAAMVKRQGRPETINLVGICRYEHQRARAEAQIRNEGLHTVMERVGWDTYVSPSAMPPHRRRADMGLALFEQHPNHAGSIPTKFYEYLHYGLPLICSDIPLWRRFVERHGCGAVVPPGDPAAVLDVLDEWQAHPERYRRCAENARAAASQYRWAEMGERLTKLYRDVLRGSAHRAPPTG from the coding sequence ATGACTGCACAGCCGGACCGCATCGTGCACGTCACAACGGTGCACCAGCCGTTCGACCCGCGCATCTTCTACAAGCAGCTTGCCTCACTCCGCGACGCCGGTTTCGACACGCATCTCATTGCTCCCCACGGCCGCACCGAACAGGTGCAGGGCATCTCGATTCACGCCCTCCCCCGGCCCCCGGCCCGCTGGCGGCGGATTGCACTCCATCCCACTGCCTTCCGGATGGCGCAGGCGCTAAACGCGGATCTGTACCAGGTTCACGACCCGGAGCTTTTGCCTCTCGCGTTCCTTCTGAAAACGACGACCGGGGCCCAGATCGTTTACGACATGCACGAGAACTACCGCTCGAAAGGCGCCGTGCTGGGCCGGACGCTTCGCGGCCTGGAGCGCTGGGCCTTCCGGTGGCTTGATCATGTGTTGATTGCGGAGGCGAGTTACCGGTCCATCCTGAACGGCTACGCGGTGCCTCACACCTACATCGCCAACTATTTCCGCCCGAGGGGGGACGAGCGTTCGGAGGAGGCCGCACCGATCCGCACGTCCCCCACGCGCCTGCTCTACACCGGCACCCTCTCGGCCCGACGCGGCCTCCACACGATGACCGATCTGGCCGCCATGGTGAAACGCCAGGGACGTCCGGAGACGATCAACCTCGTCGGCATCTGTCGCTATGAGCACCAGCGCGCCCGAGCAGAGGCCCAGATTCGGAACGAAGGGCTCCACACCGTGATGGAGCGCGTCGGCTGGGACACCTACGTGTCCCCCTCAGCCATGCCCCCTCATCGCCGCCGGGCCGACATGGGCCTCGCCCTCTTCGAACAGCACCCCAACCACGCGGGCTCGATCCCCACGAAGTTCTACGAATACCTGCATTACGGCCTGCCCCTGATTTGCTCAGACATTCCGCTGTGGCGGCGGTTCGTGGAGCGGCACGGGTGCGGCGCCGTGGTGCCACCGGGGGATCCGGCGGCGGTGCTCGACGTGCTCGACGAATGGCAAGCCCATCCAGAGCGATACCGACGGTGCGCCGAAAACGCCCGCGCCGCCGCGTCGCAGTATCGCTGGGCCGAGATGGGCGAGCGCCTCACGAAACTCTATCGTGACGTGCTTCGCGGCAGCGCGCACAGGGCGCCCCCTACCGGATGA
- a CDS encoding glycosyltransferase family 2 protein codes for MVMTLEHTDAFEAVVICTRNRPEELEETLDSIAAHPPSTNLLLAVMDASDAETKAQVQSVVENFDVVPSVHWSYTDPPSLARQRNAALDRLPTAVEVVHFIDDDVTVHPGYFEALSAVLRTRPDVGGAGGLVLEPSKDAPSARNERLQSFFFLSHTEDGRVLPSGCTTSAQQPTRHDTSGLCDTEWLNGCSSYRRSILDQHRFDEVLTGYSMLEDLDLSYRIHRQARLVVQPEARLTHRRSPSNRFGAERYNHALTVHRRWFIEKHFGDVTSRLAYWWSLVGRLLATTVSSDPPRPAARRGLLHGLQTVLTRNHPLLSD; via the coding sequence ATGGTCATGACTCTTGAGCACACCGACGCCTTCGAGGCAGTCGTCATCTGCACGCGAAACCGCCCCGAAGAACTGGAGGAGACGCTCGATAGCATTGCGGCACATCCCCCGTCGACCAATCTCCTGCTTGCCGTAATGGACGCGAGCGACGCCGAGACGAAAGCGCAGGTCCAGTCGGTCGTCGAAAACTTCGATGTGGTTCCGAGTGTGCATTGGTCGTACACGGACCCTCCGTCGCTGGCCCGGCAGCGCAACGCCGCGCTCGACCGCCTACCCACCGCCGTCGAGGTCGTGCACTTTATCGACGACGACGTGACGGTGCACCCTGGCTACTTTGAGGCGCTATCGGCAGTGCTCCGCACAAGGCCGGACGTAGGGGGGGCGGGCGGCCTCGTCCTGGAGCCCTCCAAGGACGCCCCCTCGGCCCGCAACGAACGACTCCAGTCTTTCTTTTTCCTGAGCCACACTGAGGACGGACGCGTACTGCCGTCCGGCTGCACCACAAGTGCACAGCAGCCCACCCGACACGATACGTCCGGTCTTTGTGACACGGAATGGCTGAACGGGTGCTCCTCGTATCGCCGCTCCATTCTGGATCAGCACCGCTTCGATGAGGTGCTCACCGGATACTCGATGCTCGAAGACCTCGACTTGTCGTACCGAATTCATCGGCAGGCGCGACTCGTCGTCCAGCCCGAAGCCCGCTTGACGCATCGACGGTCCCCCAGCAATCGCTTCGGTGCCGAGCGGTACAATCACGCCCTCACTGTGCACCGCCGCTGGTTTATCGAGAAGCACTTTGGCGACGTGACGTCTCGGCTGGCATACTGGTGGAGCCTCGTGGGTCGTCTCCTCGCCACCACGGTGTCATCAGACCCGCCTCGCCCCGCGGCTCGACGCGGCCTGCTACACGGTCTACAAACGGTTCTCACACGCAATCATCCCCTGCTCTCCGACTGA
- a CDS encoding mannose-1-phosphate guanylyltransferase, protein MKYAVIMAGGIGTRFWPVSRKEHPKQFLDIFGDGTLIQNTIARLQGLVPPERCLVVTHDRYVEKTKKQLPAVPEANILAEPISRNTAPCIAYAATTLAKRDPDATMAVLPADHVIGNVARFHDTLDVAFGAAQERDALVTIGIDPTYPATGYGYIQYDGSGADPPALETYPVRTFAEKPDQSTAERFIDAGDFLWNSGMFIWRADTILDQIETHLPDAHEAFAPVRAADGAADSETLTEAFRESPRISIDYGVMEQADTVRVVPGTFDWNDVGDWRAVYDLSEKDEHGNVIEGEVIMQDSSRCYVQTEDRLVVLVGIHDKVVVDTGDAVLVCNRESAQQVKQVVEYLHAHQFEEYV, encoded by the coding sequence ATGAAGTACGCCGTCATCATGGCCGGGGGCATCGGCACCCGCTTCTGGCCCGTCAGCCGCAAGGAGCACCCCAAGCAGTTCCTGGACATCTTCGGCGACGGGACGCTTATCCAAAACACCATTGCGCGGCTCCAGGGGCTCGTGCCGCCGGAGCGGTGCCTGGTGGTGACCCACGACCGGTATGTGGAGAAGACGAAAAAGCAGCTTCCGGCCGTCCCGGAGGCGAACATCCTCGCGGAGCCGATCAGCCGCAACACGGCCCCCTGCATCGCCTACGCGGCCACGACGCTCGCGAAGCGGGACCCGGACGCGACGATGGCGGTCCTCCCGGCCGACCACGTCATCGGGAACGTGGCCCGGTTCCACGACACGCTGGACGTGGCGTTCGGCGCCGCCCAGGAGCGCGACGCCCTCGTCACCATCGGCATCGACCCCACCTACCCGGCCACCGGGTACGGCTACATCCAGTACGACGGCTCCGGGGCGGACCCGCCGGCCCTGGAGACGTATCCGGTGCGCACCTTCGCCGAGAAGCCGGACCAGTCCACGGCCGAGCGGTTTATCGACGCCGGCGACTTTCTGTGGAACAGCGGCATGTTTATCTGGCGGGCGGACACGATCCTCGACCAGATTGAAACGCATCTGCCCGACGCCCACGAGGCATTCGCCCCGGTCCGTGCGGCCGACGGCGCCGCCGACTCCGAGACGCTTACCGAGGCCTTTCGGGAGAGCCCGCGCATTTCCATCGACTACGGGGTGATGGAGCAGGCCGACACGGTCCGCGTGGTGCCGGGCACGTTCGACTGGAACGACGTCGGCGACTGGCGGGCCGTCTACGACCTGAGCGAAAAGGACGAGCACGGCAACGTCATCGAGGGGGAGGTCATCATGCAGGACTCCAGCCGGTGCTACGTCCAGACCGAGGACCGGCTGGTGGTGCTCGTGGGCATCCACGACAAGGTGGTCGTCGATACCGGCGACGCGGTGCTGGTCTGCAACCGCGAGAGTGCCCAGCAGGTGAAGCAGGTGGTGGAGTACCTCCACGCCCACCAGTTTGAGGAGTACGTGTGA
- the otsB gene encoding trehalose-phosphatase — MPPVVDFPLFFLDYDGTLAPIVDDPAAAVPHPEAPGLLRDLDAQFPLWIVTGRDLQALSSFLDRPYSAIGLHGAQEGVVGRDAHSRMSDAAAAALMELREAVPSVDGLRVEDKARSFAVHYREATDESGAREQLKGWLADLPDVLDAIWGKKVVELRPDGLTKGTAVRRIAAQHPDRVPVYIGDDVTDEDAFAALQGMDRDAVTIKVGPGDTRANARLDGPDAVMAYLRRYV; from the coding sequence ATGCCGCCCGTCGTCGATTTCCCGCTCTTCTTTCTGGACTACGACGGCACCCTTGCCCCCATCGTGGACGACCCGGCCGCGGCGGTGCCCCACCCCGAGGCCCCGGGCCTGCTCCGCGACCTCGACGCGCAGTTCCCCCTCTGGATCGTCACGGGGCGCGACCTGCAGGCCCTCTCCTCGTTTCTCGACCGCCCGTACTCGGCGATCGGGCTGCACGGGGCGCAGGAGGGCGTCGTGGGCCGCGACGCCCACAGCCGCATGTCGGACGCCGCCGCCGCGGCCCTCATGGAACTCCGCGAAGCCGTGCCGTCGGTTGACGGGCTCCGGGTGGAGGACAAGGCGCGCTCCTTCGCGGTGCACTACCGCGAGGCCACGGACGAGTCCGGCGCACGGGAACAGCTCAAGGGCTGGCTCGCCGACCTGCCGGACGTGTTGGACGCCATTTGGGGCAAGAAAGTGGTGGAGCTCCGGCCGGACGGGTTGACGAAGGGCACCGCCGTGCGCCGCATCGCGGCACAGCACCCCGATCGTGTGCCCGTCTACATCGGAGATGACGTAACGGACGAAGACGCCTTCGCGGCGCTCCAGGGGATGGACCGGGACGCCGTCACCATTAAGGTCGGCCCCGGCGACACGCGGGCCAACGCCCGGCTCGACGGCCCCGACGCCGTCATGGCGTACCTGCGCCGGTACGTGTAG
- a CDS encoding alpha,alpha-trehalose-phosphate synthase (UDP-forming), translating into MSLTVVANRVPIRQTDDGWETSVGGLTTALLPVLEEEGGMWVGMGEDPDLPERQEYPADDPDFLVRRVPLSSQELEGYYYGMANQILWPLSHYLIQHLNLDDQFIETYRQVNERFAEAVLAETETGDEDVIWIQDYHQMLSPTLIRQERPDATIGHFWHIPWPAMEIFRILPWSRELLRGMLGCDLIGFHVQEYVDNFIESAAVLLGAEVDGHRVRHNGHETRVEAHPIGIDVDRFKEMSRDDSIEQDAQKFRERLGSDHIVIGIDRLDYTKGIRSRMLAFEKFLEENPEYHGNVSFFQIATPSRTELESYQQIRREVDEVVGRINGRFAQDSWVPVNYRYRTYTQYELCAFYRAADAALITPLRDGMNVVTQEFVTASQDGVLILSELTGAAYLLPEAVQVNPYDHGGVAGAIRTALEMPTGEREERLAGLKDTIETLDVHNWAGNFLDSIQE; encoded by the coding sequence TTGAGCCTGACTGTAGTCGCGAACCGTGTCCCCATTCGACAGACCGACGACGGCTGGGAAACGTCGGTGGGCGGCCTCACCACTGCCCTCCTTCCCGTGCTCGAAGAGGAAGGGGGGATGTGGGTAGGCATGGGCGAAGACCCGGACCTGCCCGAGCGCCAGGAGTACCCGGCCGACGATCCCGACTTTCTCGTGCGGCGCGTGCCCCTGAGCTCGCAGGAACTTGAGGGGTACTACTACGGCATGGCCAACCAGATCCTGTGGCCGCTGTCGCACTACCTGATCCAGCACCTCAACCTGGACGACCAGTTCATCGAGACGTACCGCCAGGTAAATGAGCGCTTCGCCGAGGCCGTCCTCGCGGAAACCGAGACGGGCGACGAGGACGTCATCTGGATCCAGGATTATCACCAGATGCTGTCGCCCACCCTCATCCGGCAGGAGCGCCCGGACGCCACGATCGGCCACTTCTGGCACATTCCGTGGCCCGCCATGGAGATCTTCCGCATCCTGCCGTGGTCGCGCGAGCTGCTGCGCGGCATGCTCGGCTGCGACCTGATCGGCTTTCACGTGCAGGAGTACGTCGACAACTTCATCGAGAGCGCCGCGGTGCTGCTCGGCGCCGAGGTCGACGGCCACCGCGTCCGGCACAACGGGCACGAGACCCGGGTGGAGGCCCACCCCATCGGCATCGACGTGGACCGCTTCAAGGAGATGTCCCGGGACGACTCCATCGAGCAGGACGCCCAGAAATTCCGCGAGCGCCTCGGCTCCGACCACATCGTCATCGGCATCGACCGGCTCGACTACACGAAAGGCATTCGGTCGCGCATGCTGGCCTTCGAGAAGTTCCTAGAGGAGAACCCCGAGTACCACGGCAACGTGAGCTTCTTTCAGATCGCCACCCCGAGCCGCACGGAGCTGGAGTCGTACCAGCAGATCCGACGTGAGGTGGACGAGGTGGTGGGCCGCATCAACGGCCGCTTTGCCCAGGACAGCTGGGTGCCCGTCAACTACCGCTACCGGACGTACACGCAGTACGAGCTGTGTGCCTTCTACCGGGCGGCCGACGCGGCGCTCATCACGCCCCTCCGGGACGGCATGAACGTGGTCACTCAAGAGTTCGTCACCGCCTCGCAGGACGGCGTGCTCATCCTCTCGGAGCTGACCGGGGCCGCCTACCTGCTGCCGGAGGCCGTGCAGGTCAACCCCTACGACCACGGCGGCGTGGCCGGCGCCATCCGCACCGCCCTCGAGATGCCGACGGGCGAGCGCGAAGAGCGACTCGCCGGGCTCAAGGACACCATCGAGACCCTCGACGTGCACAACTGGGCGGGCAACTTCCTGGACTCGATTCAGGAGTGA
- a CDS encoding glycerophosphodiester phosphodiesterase family protein: MTPALLLSLLATVGIGMPAPAGAAPPPDSVAPPEAFDLQGHRGARGLAPENTIPAFRRALAVGATTLEMDVVISADGAVVVSHEPWMHPDICTLPSGAPVPEGDARGHNLYQMPYVDITRYDCGRRRHPDFPRQAPQPAVKPRLRDVIQMAETYVVEHDRPPAFYNIEIKSRPAWDGTFHPEPEAFAQRVLEVVRGRGVAARTTIQSFDERALRAARRLRGDADPAVELALLATDGTADALPDQLDALGFVPAVYSPAHTAVDAGLLRAAHDRGLRVVPWTVNERDTMRRLIRLGVDGLITDYPDTGMDVVEAMSAGE, translated from the coding sequence ATGACGCCGGCCCTACTGCTCTCCCTCCTCGCCACAGTCGGGATCGGGATGCCCGCCCCCGCAGGCGCCGCCCCTCCCCCCGACTCGGTGGCCCCGCCAGAGGCCTTCGACCTGCAGGGCCACCGGGGCGCCCGCGGCCTCGCCCCCGAAAACACGATTCCGGCGTTCCGTCGGGCCCTGGCAGTCGGCGCGACGACGCTGGAGATGGACGTTGTGATCAGTGCCGACGGGGCGGTCGTCGTGTCGCACGAGCCGTGGATGCACCCCGACATCTGCACGCTCCCGTCCGGGGCCCCGGTGCCTGAAGGCGACGCACGCGGGCACAACCTCTACCAAATGCCGTACGTCGACATCACACGGTACGACTGCGGGCGGCGACGACACCCTGACTTTCCCCGGCAGGCCCCCCAGCCGGCCGTCAAGCCCCGCCTCCGCGACGTGATTCAAATGGCGGAGACCTACGTGGTGGAGCACGACCGCCCCCCCGCGTTCTACAACATCGAGATCAAGTCGCGGCCCGCGTGGGACGGAACGTTTCATCCCGAGCCGGAGGCCTTCGCGCAGCGTGTCCTCGAGGTGGTGCGTGGGCGTGGCGTCGCGGCCCGGACGACGATCCAGTCGTTCGACGAACGGGCCCTCCGAGCGGCCCGGCGCCTGCGTGGGGACGCGGACCCGGCCGTGGAGCTTGCCCTTCTGGCAACGGACGGCACGGCGGACGCCCTCCCGGACCAACTCGACGCCCTCGGCTTCGTGCCGGCCGTGTACAGCCCCGCCCACACTGCGGTCGACGCGGGGCTGCTGCGGGCCGCCCACGACCGCGGGCTCCGGGTGGTCCCCTGGACCGTCAACGAGCGCGATACGATGCGCCGCCTGATTCGCCTCGGGGTCGACGGCCTCATTACCGACTACCCGGACACCGGCATGGACGTCGTCGAGGCCATGTCCGCCGGCGAGTGA
- a CDS encoding S9 family peptidase: MMRRIALSLVALLVLSAPTGPVQGQDGPEFTLESIHASATLRASTFQGGKWADQGPVITYIEAADSADATHLMRYNLRTDEQTRVIDGTTLYAGDVDRVVPIEDYTFGPAGDKVLIYTDSKEVWRANTKGYYYVYDLETQTLTPVSDRDAGYQMFAKFNPSATKVAFVRNRNLHVVNLTTGTETALTTDGDEGTIINGTFDWVYEEEFGVRDGWQWGPDGRRIAFFKLDESGTRSFPLMNSTARYPDLTTFRYPKAGEQNSEIKIGVVDLAAVDTTARGQPQAIRYFDTNTWNAGGRTHEYLARMGWTPEIDGTHRVWIYRLNRNQNVLDLLYGHPETGRTEPVLQDTQDTYIDVTDDKLTYLDGGEHFVFLSERSGYNHAYLYRTDGTELGPITGGAWEVTQFHGVDTEASTAYVSGTRDTSLERHLYATDVSFDPHEAAPPARKVTSRPGWHAINLSTDRDYYIDRHSAAGTPPSWALHEASGDRLTTLQANDTLAERLDSLNLPPKQFTRLPGADGTALNASIIKPNDFDPARTYPVLMYVYGGPGVQTVTNQWGSSRQLWHQYLARAHDMVVVSVDNRGTGGRGKAFQDVPYQRLGQPEAADQIRAAQALADSAWVDDANIGIWGWSYGGYMTLMSMLTEEGPSTFDTGVSVAPVTDWRLYDTIYTERYMSTPDQNADGYKNGAPQAYADRLREDQNLLIVHGDDDDNVHFQNSVQMVNQLQSANKQFRFMMYPTHEHGIAGGRTRLHLFTMITNHLTEHLSSDETAQQAQQHAK; this comes from the coding sequence ATGATGCGCCGCATCGCCCTTTCGCTCGTCGCTCTTCTGGTGCTCTCCGCCCCCACAGGTCCTGTGCAGGGGCAGGACGGCCCCGAGTTTACCCTCGAAAGCATCCACGCCTCGGCTACGCTCCGCGCCAGCACCTTTCAGGGCGGGAAATGGGCGGACCAGGGCCCGGTCATCACGTACATTGAGGCCGCCGACTCCGCCGACGCGACGCACCTCATGCGCTACAACCTGCGGACGGACGAGCAGACGCGGGTGATTGACGGGACGACCCTGTACGCGGGCGATGTGGACCGGGTCGTGCCGATTGAGGACTATACCTTTGGCCCGGCGGGCGACAAGGTGCTGATCTACACGGACTCGAAGGAGGTGTGGCGCGCCAACACGAAGGGCTACTACTACGTCTACGACCTGGAAACCCAGACGCTCACGCCGGTCTCCGACCGCGATGCGGGCTACCAGATGTTCGCGAAGTTCAATCCGTCGGCCACGAAGGTGGCCTTCGTCCGGAACCGAAACCTGCACGTCGTGAACCTGACGACGGGGACGGAGACGGCCCTCACGACGGACGGCGACGAGGGCACCATCATCAACGGCACGTTCGACTGGGTCTACGAGGAGGAGTTTGGCGTGCGTGACGGCTGGCAGTGGGGCCCAGACGGCCGGCGCATCGCGTTCTTCAAGCTCGACGAGTCCGGGACCCGCTCGTTTCCGCTGATGAACAGCACCGCGCGCTACCCGGACCTCACGACGTTTCGCTATCCGAAGGCGGGCGAACAGAACAGCGAGATCAAGATCGGGGTGGTCGACCTCGCGGCAGTCGACACCACCGCCCGGGGCCAGCCGCAGGCGATCCGGTATTTCGACACCAATACGTGGAACGCCGGGGGGCGGACGCACGAGTACCTGGCCCGCATGGGCTGGACCCCCGAGATCGACGGCACACACCGGGTCTGGATATACCGCCTCAACCGGAACCAGAACGTCCTCGATCTCCTGTACGGCCACCCCGAGACCGGACGCACGGAACCGGTCCTCCAGGACACGCAGGATACGTACATCGACGTCACGGACGACAAGCTCACCTACCTCGACGGCGGCGAGCACTTCGTCTTCCTGTCGGAACGGAGCGGGTACAACCACGCCTACCTGTACCGCACCGACGGCACGGAGCTGGGCCCAATCACCGGGGGCGCGTGGGAGGTGACGCAGTTCCATGGCGTGGACACGGAGGCCTCGACGGCCTACGTCAGCGGCACCCGCGACACGTCACTGGAGCGGCACCTCTACGCGACCGACGTGTCGTTCGACCCGCACGAGGCGGCCCCGCCCGCCCGCAAGGTGACGTCGCGACCGGGGTGGCACGCCATCAACCTGTCGACGGACCGCGACTACTACATTGACCGGCACTCGGCGGCGGGCACCCCGCCCTCCTGGGCCCTCCACGAGGCGTCCGGCGACCGCCTCACGACGCTCCAGGCCAACGACACGCTCGCGGAGCGCCTTGACAGCCTCAATCTTCCCCCGAAGCAGTTCACGCGCCTCCCGGGGGCCGACGGCACCGCCCTCAACGCGTCCATCATCAAGCCCAACGACTTCGACCCCGCCCGGACGTACCCGGTGCTGATGTACGTGTACGGCGGGCCCGGCGTGCAGACGGTCACCAACCAGTGGGGCAGCAGCCGGCAGCTGTGGCACCAGTACCTGGCCCGAGCGCACGACATGGTCGTCGTCAGCGTCGACAACCGGGGCACCGGCGGGCGTGGAAAGGCGTTCCAGGACGTGCCGTACCAGCGCCTCGGCCAGCCGGAGGCGGCCGACCAGATCCGCGCGGCACAGGCCCTGGCCGACTCCGCGTGGGTCGACGACGCCAACATCGGCATCTGGGGCTGGAGCTACGGCGGGTACATGACCCTCATGTCCATGCTGACCGAGGAGGGCCCCTCCACGTTCGATACGGGCGTCTCGGTGGCCCCCGTCACCGACTGGCGGCTCTACGACACCATCTACACCGAGCGCTACATGTCGACGCCCGACCAGAACGCAGACGGCTACAAGAACGGCGCCCCACAGGCCTACGCCGACCGCCTGCGCGAGGACCAGAACCTACTGATCGTGCACGGCGACGACGACGACAACGTGCACTTCCAAAACAGCGTCCAGATGGTGAACCAGCTGCAGTCGGCCAACAAGCAGTTCCGGTTTATGATGTACCCGACCCACGAGCACGGCATTGCGGGGGGACGGACGCGACTGCACCTGTTCACCATGATCACCAATCACCTCACCGAACACCTGTCCTCCGACGAAACCGCCCAACAAGCCCAACAACACGCGAAATAG